The genomic stretch TGCCCAGGGAACAGCTCTTCATCGGAGCCCGCTACAATTCTGCTAAAGCTGAGCTGGCTGGTTTCACTGATGATGTAACTGTAGATCGTACAGCTTTTGCTGCCGGTTGGTTCCTGACCAAAAATGTGCTCCTGAAAGGTGAATATGTAATCCAGAAATACAAAGATTTTCCCACTACTGATTATCGTTCCGGTGGTAAATTCAACGGATACGTGATCGAAGCAATAGTTGGTTTCTGAGTTGATTCTTACAAAGGTCAGGATGTAAAGACAGCATCCTGACCTCTTTTGAAAACCTGATCACTTTAAAATTTTTACCATGAAAGCGCTGATCATTATCCCCATGCTGGCCCTGATGGCTGCCATGCCCGGACACCGCGAGCAGACTTTCAAATGGGTTGTCCAACAAGGATGCAATCTTAAAGTGGCAGGTAAAACAAATATCAACAAGTTCAACTGCGAAGTACGCGAATACAGTAAGCCCGATACAATCAGTTTCTATCATTCAGAACCCAATTCCTCAGCTGTTCCACTTTCAGGCGAACTATCGATCCCGGTTGCCAGCTTCGATTGTTTTAACAGCATGATGACCAGCGACCTCAGGAAATCCCTGAAGTCAAAACAATTCCCGCATCTTAAAATCCGCTTCCTGT from Candidatus Pseudobacter hemicellulosilyticus encodes the following:
- a CDS encoding YceI family protein, which gives rise to MKALIIIPMLALMAAMPGHREQTFKWVVQQGCNLKVAGKTNINKFNCEVREYSKPDTISFYHSEPNSSAVPLSGELSIPVASFDCFNSMMTSDLRKSLKSKQFPHLKIRFLSFKRLPSLKAAEETISGIVQIDMAGASKKYEVAYRIGRDDKQIIHLVGAQQIRFSDFNLEAPKKLGGMVKADDELNVEFYINFKTVFCN